The window aactccaacccatcctccttatcctcctctaggtcccagccaggcttcagcaccaccgcagccacactggagacggcgggctggaccggcttacttgaggagctgtgtggagagtcacgtacataatattcttttagcatgttaacatgacacacacgggaagaacgccttcgatctggggtctttatcacatagtttgtgtcactgagtttcttttccaccaaatatggtccagaaaaacgtgctgacagagatgagccaggaattggcaacaaaactaaaacttgatcccctggtgcaaaagaacggccaacagcctttttgtcataatgcaccttcatgcgtttttgcgaagaggaaagagacttttgggctaacgcacatgcggcgtgcagtctctcccgcatcttactgacataatccaacacatttttaggggcgctactgggtgtaggagataagatatgctccttcaacactttcagcggaccccttggggtatgtccaaacacaaggtcagcagggctaaaccctaaggactcttgtatcgtttccctaatagcaaataggacaaagggcaccccctcattccaatcggtactggtatccatacaatacttgcgtagcattgccttcagcgtctgatgccagcgttcgagagccccttgactctctggatgatacggacttgagacctgatgggaaatacacaatgtctttaacacatttgaaaacattttggacatgaagttggatccctgatcagtttggattactttagggagtccaaacgtagagaagaacttcaccagtgccttcaccacagtcttagccgtaatagtacggagaggaatagcctctgggtatcgagtagcactgcacattattgttagtaggaactggttacctgacctggttttcggcaacggacctacacaatcaactatcactctttcaaacggttcccccaccacaggaatcgggtagagcggtgctctaggaactgtttgattggctttcccagtgagttgacatacgtgacatgttttacaaaattggaccacgtcagacttcaaacctggccaaaaaaaatgacgaaggacccggttataagtctttgtgatccccaaatgtccagaccacgcctggtcatgggcgagtgacagcacctgctgtcggaacggtgtaggaacaaccacttgacacacttcactccagtcattaacggtgtcatgagctgcccatttacgcatcaaaactcctgcttccataaagtaggcagtttctttagttttagcttcttcaatggaaattaccgaagcaaaacacttacgaagactggtgtctcctttttgacattcaatcaccttctcaggggtgacagacaaaagaatgtcatgtaattggggtgcgatttcgcagtccccttccttagtttttacaggagtaaaaactgtcggacttgcagaaggaatactcggtgcattgtcttctacttcaacattctcaaaaatggaactagccaaatccaccacatctccaagcttgcgagattgtgccctcgttaagacacaagcaggaaaaacatgtggaaatgcttgaaccaatttctcatctgcaattttgatttctgggttgtctactacctctaacacaggagtaacgttaccaccagcaatatcattccctaatagcaatgtgactccttttactggcagtgtagacactacaccaacacggaaacgtcctgataccaaatctgacactaagtggacccagtgtaatggtacaggtactgtttttgtctctatcccctgtaatataacatgcgagccacaatacgtttcaggagaccagggtaaagcatcagtaataattactgactgcgccgccccggtgtctcgtaagattttaattggcttttgatcagcttgttctccagttaaggaaacacaaccggcagaaataaacggagcataaacaggatccggtttctcaaatgctgaatcaatacctcggaccaacggacgagccaaagacttgactaaacccaaacttttcctttttggggacagtgactgggactgtttcggtttatttttcaaaactgggcagtccgcaatcacgtgacccttttggtgacagtaaaaacattctcggatctcatgaaaaggcttgtcagaggaaaagcgacctgaatgaggcactgatgacgtaatcagtctaccttcaaaacgaggtgcaccaaagacagtcttgtgtgtcaaagcgtactcatctgccaacactgctgcctgggccaatgtcaccactttctgttcatttaaatgaactacaattctatcagggaggttacttttaaaatcctccaacagcatcaactcccgaatatcagcaaaggtgttagctttgctggctgaacaccatcgattaaacagagactctttgtccctagcaaactcaacaaaagtacggtgagagggtttcttgtggttcctgaagcgctgtctataagcttcaggcaccaactcataagcccgcaacacggtagttttaactgtatcatagtgtaaactgtcttccagcgagagagcagctactacttcctgggctttcccagacaatttacattgtaacaggagcggccaaacctcgagtggccaatgcagcgcagcggccacacgctcaaacgcagagaaataggaatcaacttccgactctcggaatggagggactaaagctatatttttacttacatcaaagtgggcttgatgatgagcagcttttggagtcgtactggagccagcttctatctccagttgtcggatcctcacctccttgtcggcttctattttcctaatttcaagatcaAAATGCATCTGTCTCTccttatctttttgctccatttctaaccgggccagcctcaccttcagcctagcggtcccgtctgaacgacctgaagcagaagataaaggatcgaatcgaggcaatgtaaagggggtacgagcaaccccttcctctgccctgtcctccgacttggcatcggaaagtctacccgtctcctctcctttcaatgagagaattctttctctcactaaaccctccctgactagcaccaaaagctcagcctttagggctttctcagggataacaaatccataatggtcagctatagctataaggtctacttttcgaaacctcaccaaacaatcaatagagggcgcttcaatgaacttggagatggctgaggcagccatcttgtacacaacaatttactgaaaacacaaactaaacaagtcatccaaactcacaacctaccatcacacctcaatcactaaccacagagagctcagtgcagcagggtccggtgggtttaatggtatcccggatgagcccccattatgttacgcacgcctctgggaagagggaacgcaactccctgctacaactcaactctctgaagtgcaagaggtatggactgtaggtgcgagtaaggatgacacaaaagcagaatttaccgtttactaggatttattttcttacacggtaatatggggaaaaggggctggacggaaccaaagcaaagaaagtaaatatcaaagttccccctctcctatctaacctgcctacccacttaacttacctaacttagcaccacttggtgccctaaccaaaatacagggggtggtccgcccaggtcttacctagtgtgcctagacagtaaatatactacgggtatatgtatgcccgcgggcctcttgcctaagcactcccaaagtgccttctccttcccccctgggaacaaatgaaacagagtaattattaatgatttcacaaacactcacaaacacaggacatagcaaaactgctaccaacaacaacagtacataccacactttctgatacacaaccaacactatatcacaatctaatttctctcgatctttccaaaatattcaattctctctcaacctctaaatctctactccaaatctcatctctcttctctctcctctctctcaatctcctggggcagaacactggcttttatcttcaggtggcaatggtgattagtgtcagctgcttcttgacgagggggcggggtcagctccaatcaccaattagcctggggttgaccaatcagctggttggggagtacttcaggaagccatctcctgaaacacacactcaaatacaaaacagaacacagaaactggggaacgtaacaacgcttacagggctaagtgccactaacaaagataactacccacactgaaaggagggaaaaagggctacctaagtatgattcccaatcagggacaacgatagacagctgtccctgattgagaaccatacccggccaaaacataaataaagaaacatagaaaacaaaacatagaatgcccaacccAAATCACATGAGGGCGTGACAATGTAATACAAGGTCATAATGCTTTAAAGGTTTTAGTTATATGAATTGAAATATGACTTTAGAGAAACAGACTGTCTAAGCATATTCATATTTAGGCCTACGGTACTTCCCTCTTCTTAAAACTGGTGGACACTGAATAAAATATCTTGGCAAACAAATGACCACATTTGGATACTTAAGCACAGTGGGTTCCCAAACATTCTGTGTTACCCATCTAATAGATAAAACCATGTTAGTAGCCACAACCCAAGCTTTACCCACAAACCAAGAGGAACTGGCTGGGACCCAACCAACCAACCGACCTGGAGCCCATAACTTGGATAGAAGGATCAAGTAGTTAAAAGAATGCTGATTGCATGCACCATCCTAGCCTTTTATATGATTTGGGCATAGATGAGCAATTGCAGGTATTTCAGTGTTTCTGGTGTTTCTGGTCTTGCATTAATACATTGGGAGAGTCAATATTTCAAAaccacatctctctgtctcttcctgtgtgtgtcagtgtgtgagtgtgtgttgtttCTTGTTGTGTTGTTTTTGCAGGAGGCACAGAGATACCTGGTGTGTACTCACCCCTGCCAGTAATCCATAGTCAGACATGTTTCGACACAGGATAGAACACTTTGGCTTGGTAGAACCTCAATAAAAAGGTATACTTGCCACATAGGCTATAGACAGATTGTTTCATCTCTATTGTCACCTTTATTTTCATCATCCTTCTAAGGGTCAATATAATCATAGTAAATGAATTGATAATAGTTGGTTTTGTTCCTTTGAACACGTTTCCCACAATCAAGCAGTGGAGTTTCCTGCAATGATGTAACCTCTACTTTGCATAgctagagggaggggtggagcgAGTCGAACATCGGGCGACGGCTGTCGTATTTCCTAGCAAGCACGCGATAGGCTCTTCACCTGATCCCACCTCCCTATCATAATCACAGCCAGAGGCCTGCCTGTCTTATCACTGGTGTATTTTACTGGAAGGTCCAGGAGTTTATGAGCGTCTTTTGTTTTTGCTTAAGAATCCGTTATATTATGAAGTTGGGTTGTGCGGATTCTAAAAGGTAATGAAATGAAAACGTGGTTTTAGGAATAGTTGATTGTTGATTAGACAGTAGCCCCCTTGatactttttttttgttttacctgTTTTTGGTTAGTAAGCCCTACAATATTGATTTTCTTTTttatgtttgttttgttgttttgaacAAATAGCGAGGCATGTTCCACCGATAGGCTGTCTCTCATCTCGCCGAAAAAAGCAGACAGACGCCGGACACTCCGGAGTCTACGGCATTGTCAAAGACAAAAGTCCAGAGACACAAGATGTTTGAGACTGGTAGAATCGCTCTCGTCCTTCTCGACGTAACCTGCTTTATCCTCGGTATGTAACCTACGTATTTACCACGTTGTTGGCAGTGTCAAGCCTTATAGAGTTCCTATTCTATGAGAAGTTATTCTGCACTAGTCTACTGTAGCCTATACACCCGTTCTATTGGAGGTATCTCTTTATTACGACTATTGTAGTTAGGATACATTATGCATGGGTTACTTTTATCTAACAGTAAGTGTCTAAGTCTCTGAATGAATGGGTGTTATATTCCAATCCTCACCCACTACTAGAGATGTTGTGGTCAATAACACTGTTATAATTAAACAATAAGGCAGGGGAggtattgccaatataccacggctaagggctgttcttagacaCGACGCAACGCTgaatgcctggatacagcccttagccgtggtatattggcaatataccacaaacccctcgAAGTGCCtgattgctattataaactggttaccaacgtaaataGAACAGACAGTAAAAATGACTTTTTTGTTTTACCAAGGCTTTCAGCcagtcagcattcagggctctaaccacccggtttataataGCATACAACACACAGTATGGATGTATATTATAAGAACTAGGGCCACGAGTTTGTCCTGACCGTGTCTTGACCAGGTAATAACTTTGTGTTCTAGTTTTAGCTATAACTTAGCTTATAACCTATAGCCTATATTGTATTCGATCATTCAGGCCCACAAGGTGTATTTGTTGATTTGAATGTATTCTTCTGGTTGCATATTAAACAACAGAGTCAGAGGGGTAGATCTTGGGTTCAGTTATTACATTTGACCACAACATGATTATGCCATTATCCATAGTGTGTTTTCTGAAGTGTATGTGAGTAATTCTCAAATTGGGGTACATTTCATATCCCTGGACTGCGGAGATCTAGTCTTGATCGTTTATCTAAACGTGGTCTGGGTCTGGCTCTGGGTCTCAATAGACTTACTCTAATATAGGGATTTGGCGAAAGGGTCATCACACCAAAGCACTGGGTTTTTGAGTTTTGGGTATTTTTTGCGACATATTTTAGTGTAACTAAAGATGGTGCAGGATTTTGTGATTTCGTGTGATGAAAGACAGTACAACACTACTATTATGAGAAAAACTAATTTGTTTATGCCACAGGCAGGCTTCAGTCGAGCAGAGATCGAATCAAAACCGGAACTCTGTGAAAAAAACAAGACCCAAGCCAACCATCTTCAAAACATCATAAAAATAATGTTGTCCCTCCGGTTTCCACATTTTAAAAAGCAAGGTTCTCTTTCATTTTCGTGTTGTCTCACCCCTACTTAGTCAGATAACTCCGACAAGTCTTGTCAAGGTACTTAGTGCCGCTAACCACGTGAGTTGAGAGACTACAAAAATGATGGTCTTGTTCGAGACCATGAGCCAGACCCTGGCCTAGATCAGTGTTTTAAGActaaggctaaactgatcctaaatctgtGCCTAAGTGCAACTTGGAGTAAGTATCTAGTGTAGcacttaaaaaatatatctgGATTTTCCCCACCTTTTGTGATCAATTAGAAGCACTCAGAATGTTCAACGAAGGATGGCACATTGTGTCCATACTCCCCAACAGGACAGGCTCTAGTCAAAGACCTGTGactgctacactcttagaaaaaagggttccacaaGGGTTCTTCGGATTTCACCATAAGAttaccatttttggttccaggtagaaaccttttTGGTTTAAGGAGGAACCCTgttaggttccatgtagaacccactGTAGAAAATAGTTCTACATGGATGCCAAAAGGGTTCTagtatggggacagccaaagaaccctttaaggttttAGAGAGCACCTTTTTCTCTAAGAGTGTAGTTAACTAATTTAGGCTGGAATCTGCCGACAGTGGTTGAATGTGCTTTACTGGCCAGAATCAAGATAGAGCAAGTCTGGTTGTGTAACCTGAATGATTCAAATAGCAAATGAAGTTACTTCAGCTGTGAAGATAGGAAGCGGGGTGAATAGAAGGGTATTATAAGAAACAACAAACCTAGTTCGAACTTACAACAAACTTAGTTGAACTTTGAAGCTGATGAAGACCGACACTGTGAATTGGGAATAGTGGGTCATAGTATATGTAGCCTTCTGCTAGGTACAAATAAATTATGCAAGAGAGATGGCTTACCTCGAGAGACTGAACGAGATATCAGGACATGGAATTCTTCATTGGTATCCTATTGTATAGTTAGACCTGGATTTTCCATATTTCTCTTGGTGAAGGCCTAATTGTTGTGAACATGTTGTGGAGTGTGAGAAAGCAGATGAGAGCAGTGTAGCGTAAGAGAGCAATCCACTCTGTTACAGGTGAATTGGACTGTGTGCCTGAGTGAGTCTGACTGAGTGTCAGAAGCATTTAGACATCCATGCCAgtgtagcacatggggatgtgtgaaacttactcctcagcTTGAAGTGTCCCCCCACTTTTCGCCAGCCACCGACTGGTAAGACGCTTCAGGAACGCGGTCACGTGCTAGCAAGGTAGAACTCCTGGGTTCGATCCTCGGTGTGAGCTGAATCAGGAGGTAGTGGTACTCACTAAGCAAGCAACGTGACCTCTTTTACACCAGCATCTCCATCAAATCATGTTATCGTTAGTTAGGTCAGCTAACCTTAACTGAAACATCCTGCGCTGACTCCTCGACTAGCTAGCATGGTTGCCAATCTGTTTCAGAGTAGTAAGGCTCATTCATTTTAGAAACAGGTGTTCTCTGATGTTCCTATTGTTTTTGGCCACTTATGGGGGTTGATGTGCTGTCCACTTACTTTCTAGACTCTATTATTTAAGAAAGTGTGGTGTCCCTCCTTTATTGAATTGACTTTTACCTTTATTTCTTACCTTGGTACTGAGTGGGCTATTTGGCAAGGTGAGAGGGAGGTCAGAGCAGGAGAGAATGGTATAATCAAATCAAGTGAAAACATGAACAAGCACGCCTTATTTGCATATTGATTTTCATCAGGTTTTGCCTACCAAGTTCCTTTCTCCTGTGAAGGTTTGGTCAACAGCGTGTTTTAAAGAATTACAGCAGAACCTTAAAAGTATGTTTACAAAGGCTAGGTTGAGCTAGGAGACTATTTCTGATTATCTCTATCTttatttctcgctctctctctccagttgggCTGCCCTTTGTGATCCTCACCCCTCTGCACCATCCCTTCAAAAGGGGTTTCTTCTGTAAGGATGAGTCCATCAGATACCCCCTGAAAGAGGACACCATATCCTACCAGTTACTGGGTGGAGTCATGATCCCTTTCACACTGATTGTGGTAAGTCATTACCTTCGCTCTGTTCTCAGATGTTCTCTTCAGAATATCATCAAAATATCAGATATTTGTGTTTTAAATGTTTATGGTAAAAGTACAATAATTTGAGACAATATGTCAATATATTCGATTCACCTCAGTTAAAGATGACTTCTCTTGCTTTTACAGGTAGTCAGTGGTGAGTGCCTTGGCGTCTATATGACTCATATAAAGACCAAATCATCCTTGGGGATTAACTACGTGGCGCGCATCTACAAAGCAGTGGGCAGCTTCCTGTTCGGGGCTGCTGCTAGCCAATCCCTGACGGACATTGCCAAGTACTCGATTGGTCGCCTGCGTCCCCACTTCCTGGCTGTGTGTAAGCCTATGTGGGACCGTATCAACTGCATTGCTGGAGGCTACATCGAGAACTTCACCTGCACCGGGGAGAAAAACATGGTGGATGAGGCCAGGTACAGTAGAGGTTTCCTAGGGTTACATCCCAAGAGAAGATATTGCTACAAAATCGACACTGAAAAACTTTGAACTCTACTGGCAAATGCAAGCTCGAAAGATGTTTGCGATGCTGTAAACCCAGTTTCCCCTAATCTTTTTTTTGTCTTCTGTTTTACAGACTTTCCTTTTTTTCTGGTCACTCATCCTTCTCTATGTACTGTATGCTGTTTCTAGCAGTAAGTATAGCAGTGGGCATGCTGTGCTCATTGTTACATACAGTGATGCTACAACAGTTCAGTTATTTCTCTGTCCCTAAGCAATAGCTCCCTTTCGTGATGTTGATGGTgtccttcttccctctctcttttagcTGTACGTCCAGGCCAGACTGCAGACAGAGTGGGCCAGGCTCCTCAGACCCACCATCCAGTTCTTCCTGATCGCAACGTCCATCTACGTGGGGCTGTCACGCGTCTCAGACTACAAACACCACTGGAATGATGTATTTACTGGCCTCCTGCTGGGGGCGATAGTTGCAATACTCACGGTGGGTAGCTAGCTTATAGGCCAACGGTTCCCAACCAGTTTGCCTTGAGGAACTCTCATGTGTGCCACAAAACTGTTTAACACTCACTTATAAACGTGGCCTGTGGAATGCACATGGAATTTTGATTTGGGAGCACGACTGCCTGTCAGACAATACATGAAATGGCACATGGTTACGTCTGTATCGTTGTTTAAAGTCCAGTGCGCTCAGGCTGGTGTTACATATGTATCATTTTACTTTGTCTGTGAAAACCATTAGTACAGGCAAGTCTGATTAGGCTTAGTCAGAATCATTTATGTCTTAATATATGGCTCTGGGCTTAGCTATACTGCCGTAGAAACAAACAGAGCATGGCTTTGAGTCCGTGGCTGCACTTTTACCGTGCAAAGAAACGCTTGTCTGTAGCCCAAACCATTCAAATCTGAAGAactgttttactattttctggcGCAGATCGCTATTTAATCTGTAAAAAAGGttgtcacagaaaatagatgatTTGCAGTATGGATCAGAGGAGATGGCAGTGATTACCACTAAATACATTAGTAGGAACATTTTAGGTGGGCCGCCGAATTGTATTTCCCATCATGTTCCATGGTTAAAAAaatgttgggaaccactgctataGGTTATAGACACGGGTAGGCCTGGGCACTGGCCCTGCCAGattgacaacagacccagccgaTTAGGGTAAACACGTAAAGTAAGTTGATAGCCACTGTTGTAGTTCATTGTTCCCGTTGACACAGGTAGCTAGTTAAATGCATAATAGTGGGCACCTTATGTTTCTGCATGGAATTACATATGAACAAACCATGTATTACCATTCCTTTAGAGACAACATCATTCATGTTTATACTGTATCACTGCAAGTCGTTTCCTCAGTTTCAGTCTCCATTGTATAAGAAatgctgtcctctcctctcccaacacagGTGTTCTATGTGTCCGATTTCTTCAAGACGCCTGTTGATCCAGTAGAGATACAAGAGGAGACGTCCCACCACAGTCTACAGGACAACCCTGCAAATGGGATCCACTACGGAAGCACAGAATGAAGCTCTGACTACAACATGGACAACGCATTGAGGACAAGTAGCATGTTAAGCTAGCTACAACTACTTGCCATCCACTACAGAGGACTATGGTTATTTATTTCCATGCATTTCAGGTCATTTGCATTGACTGTCGTGGAGATATCATGTTGCCTGAGCCCAGTAGACAGATGCTAAGTCCTCTCAGAGCCAATGATCTTGCCCATGTGTGTTGAGCTAACGGTCCGTGTATTCAATTTCTGGTCTTTGTGTGCAATTGTGGTGCGAGGTCTGCGCTTGTTGGAACGGTTGTGATTGCATTGGTTTGAGGATTGTGTCTGAAATGAATGAAATTCACGTTTGTTACAGTGAGTAATGAGTGTCCATGTGTGTAGCCTGGCCAATAATAAGCCTTACACC is drawn from Salvelinus fontinalis isolate EN_2023a chromosome 4, ASM2944872v1, whole genome shotgun sequence and contains these coding sequences:
- the LOC129853819 gene encoding phospholipid phosphatase 1-like; translated protein: MFETGRIALVLLDVTCFILVGLPFVILTPLHHPFKRGFFCKDESIRYPLKEDTISYQLLGGVMIPFTLIVVVSGECLGVYMTHIKTKSSLGINYVARIYKAVGSFLFGAAASQSLTDIAKYSIGRLRPHFLAVCKPMWDRINCIAGGYIENFTCTGEKNMVDEARLSFFSGHSSFSMYCMLFLALYVQARLQTEWARLLRPTIQFFLIATSIYVGLSRVSDYKHHWNDVFTGLLLGAIVAILTVFYVSDFFKTPVDPVEIQEETSHHSLQDNPANGIHYGSTE